Proteins from one Nomia melanderi isolate GNS246 chromosome 3, iyNomMela1, whole genome shotgun sequence genomic window:
- the BuGZ gene encoding bub3 interacting GLEBS and Zinc finger domain protein isoform X2, producing MGRKKKKQSRPWCWYCNREFEDEKILIQHQKAKHFKCHICHKKLYTGPGLSIHCMQVHKEAIDKVPNSLPNRSNIEIEIYGMEGIPPNDAKEHERQRNGGRPGSPSSGEDEPIRKKTKPEGLLGSAPGAMPTGSNMMPGVMPGMAAHPGMPPMGQFPPPMHHMMGPMGPVGPPFMGPGMMPGIPSMPPGIQPPVSGASIPPSRPLFPSAAAVSTAASTAVTSPLGTDFKPITSIAGGSIGPVKPTFPAYSNADSNTTTSNNIGNDQKVNLIATTSATIKIIHPPEDLSLEEIRARLPKYQRRQSEEARSAQADANQQVAALQQQQQQQQQQQQQQQAAAAANAAAAFQDQQQRQQAALNALQQQQRFQRPPQAVMVPASAAMPVSSVALMAPLMRPTMTLAAPALIPGGNMMRPPPMGLPPGGSSGQRYCICSDSFNAGQPHFDFGHITTLWT from the exons ATGGGACGCAAAAAGAAGAAGCAATCAAGGCCCTGGTGTTG gtATTGTAATCGAGAATTTGAAGATGAGAAAATTTTGATTCAGCACCAAAAAGCGAAACATTTCAAGTGTCATATCTGTCATAAAAAGCTTTATACGGGACCAGGACTTAGTATACACTGTATGCAG gtACATAAAGAAGCGATAGATAAGGTTCCAAATTCTTTGCCCAATCGtagtaatattgaaatagaaatttatggTATGGAAGGTATACCACCAAATGATGCAAAAGAACATGAAAGGCAAAGGAATGGAGGTAGACCCGGTTCACCAAGCTCTGGTGAAGATGAACCCATTAGAAAAAAGACAAAACCAGAGGGTTTGTTGGGTTCTGCGCCAGGAGCAATGCCTACAGGTTCAAATATGATGCCAGGTGTAATGCCAGGTATGGCAGCTCATCCTGGTATGCCACCAATGGGCCAGTTCCCACCACCCATGCACCATATGATGGGACCTATGGGTCCTGTAGGTCCACCTTTCATGGGACCTgg tatgATGCCTGGGATACCAAGCATGCCCCCAGGTATACAACCACCAGTGTCGGGTGCATCTATTCCACCATCTCGACCATTATTTCCAAGTGCTGCAGCTGTTTCAACAGCCGCGTCTACAGCTGTGACCTCTCCTTTGGGGACAGATTTTAAACCGATTACATCAATTGCTGGTGGTTCTATAGGGCCAGTTAAACCAACATTCCCTGCTTACAGTAATGCTGATAGTAATACTACCACTAGTAATAACATTGGAAATGATCAAAAAGTAAATCTTATAGCAACTACTAGTGCTACCATCAAAATCATTCATCCACCAGAGGATCTGAGTTTA GAGGAAATTAGAGCAAGACTTCCAAAATATCAGCGACGGCAAAGTGAAGAAGCACGTTCCGCACAGGCCGATGCTAATCAGCAAGTTGCTGCTttacaacaacagcaacaacagcagcaacagcagcagcagcaacaacaagcAGCTGCTGCTGCTAACGCAGCTGCTGCGTTTCAGGATCAACAACAGAGACAACAAGCTGCATTAAATGCTCTTCAACAGCAACAAAGATTTCAGAGACCTCCACAAGCGGTTATGGTTCCTGCATCAGCTGCAATGCCTGTTAGCTCTGTTGCTTTGATGGCACCGCTCATGCGACCTACTATGACCTTAGCTGCACCCGCTCTGATTCCTGGAGGTAACATGATGCGACCGCCCCCCATGGGCCTACCGCCAG
- the BuGZ gene encoding bub3 interacting GLEBS and Zinc finger domain protein isoform X1, whose amino-acid sequence MGRKKKKQSRPWCWYCNREFEDEKILIQHQKAKHFKCHICHKKLYTGPGLSIHCMQVHKEAIDKVPNSLPNRSNIEIEIYGMEGIPPNDAKEHERQRNGGRPGSPSSGEDEPIRKKTKPEGLLGSAPGAMPTGSNMMPGVMPGMAAHPGMPPMGQFPPPMHHMMGPMGPVGPPFMGPGMMPGIPSMPPGIQPPVSGASIPPSRPLFPSAAAVSTAASTAVTSPLGTDFKPITSIAGGSIGPVKPTFPAYSNADSNTTTSNNIGNDQKVNLIATTSATIKIIHPPEDLSLEEIRARLPKYQRRQSEEARSAQADANQQVAALQQQQQQQQQQQQQQQAAAAANAAAAFQDQQQRQQAALNALQQQQRFQRPPQAVMVPASAAMPVSSVALMAPLMRPTMTLAAPALIPGGNMMRPPPMGLPPGMIGALPPGAMHPAFAAPMGFPGAPMLAPMMHPRFR is encoded by the exons ATGGGACGCAAAAAGAAGAAGCAATCAAGGCCCTGGTGTTG gtATTGTAATCGAGAATTTGAAGATGAGAAAATTTTGATTCAGCACCAAAAAGCGAAACATTTCAAGTGTCATATCTGTCATAAAAAGCTTTATACGGGACCAGGACTTAGTATACACTGTATGCAG gtACATAAAGAAGCGATAGATAAGGTTCCAAATTCTTTGCCCAATCGtagtaatattgaaatagaaatttatggTATGGAAGGTATACCACCAAATGATGCAAAAGAACATGAAAGGCAAAGGAATGGAGGTAGACCCGGTTCACCAAGCTCTGGTGAAGATGAACCCATTAGAAAAAAGACAAAACCAGAGGGTTTGTTGGGTTCTGCGCCAGGAGCAATGCCTACAGGTTCAAATATGATGCCAGGTGTAATGCCAGGTATGGCAGCTCATCCTGGTATGCCACCAATGGGCCAGTTCCCACCACCCATGCACCATATGATGGGACCTATGGGTCCTGTAGGTCCACCTTTCATGGGACCTgg tatgATGCCTGGGATACCAAGCATGCCCCCAGGTATACAACCACCAGTGTCGGGTGCATCTATTCCACCATCTCGACCATTATTTCCAAGTGCTGCAGCTGTTTCAACAGCCGCGTCTACAGCTGTGACCTCTCCTTTGGGGACAGATTTTAAACCGATTACATCAATTGCTGGTGGTTCTATAGGGCCAGTTAAACCAACATTCCCTGCTTACAGTAATGCTGATAGTAATACTACCACTAGTAATAACATTGGAAATGATCAAAAAGTAAATCTTATAGCAACTACTAGTGCTACCATCAAAATCATTCATCCACCAGAGGATCTGAGTTTA GAGGAAATTAGAGCAAGACTTCCAAAATATCAGCGACGGCAAAGTGAAGAAGCACGTTCCGCACAGGCCGATGCTAATCAGCAAGTTGCTGCTttacaacaacagcaacaacagcagcaacagcagcagcagcaacaacaagcAGCTGCTGCTGCTAACGCAGCTGCTGCGTTTCAGGATCAACAACAGAGACAACAAGCTGCATTAAATGCTCTTCAACAGCAACAAAGATTTCAGAGACCTCCACAAGCGGTTATGGTTCCTGCATCAGCTGCAATGCCTGTTAGCTCTGTTGCTTTGATGGCACCGCTCATGCGACCTACTATGACCTTAGCTGCACCCGCTCTGATTCCTGGAGGTAACATGATGCGACCGCCCCCCATGGGCCTACCGCCAG
- the LOC116428135 gene encoding HEAT repeat-containing protein 6 isoform X1: MASTHIDYLNSTIRFDFIIEKLLLLTNGKHNETKLINNYLCDLNRLDYRFITNVNNDILQLLIKELCIIATPVETDLIQNICKLLVNLIQNNIKLQCQTFASVKQWILEVLESALPITHRDILNALKCILINMGFNDINRYLQLLLENDRLLKKYLSPSKLQWSETHYHALGCLEGILINSDNRSLISQEFVSIIKNIVLNILSSYLHLNDNKLFNAKVLKLCLYILHIIIVNKLLPHSVDLMGEVLGVVQVFLFYGIEEYPAVQPELLRPASMNLPERIHVIPKCKNLKNHKTKTKKQPSRKTNLELKNNITPECKNMSMHSSDSDTSDTESNNFVYVDSKVRLEAIHLLQVLIENSQSREIFGFWPQIVATGSQNDARVLTRCILKEPVSKVKQSMLSTLTELLIDAKLFLIHAEDTDHTSFITFFGIVCLMIKELHFTLSLILNSDKNIAVLTHALKCTAALIQGTPYARLKTGLATKLMSNCRPYIFHKDPTIRVAALSTFEAIASCDPIMPEIFNILAKQSGLNIESEQMHLNTSFSDNTGGEEEEVDIEDLKNNITAEYDNKLLTETNVCFLIHICLENISNKIMSTPVRLQSLKLLGRMAFSTRKLVFSHTELVTANLATVLQDSEIQVILHACRALEIMAECLANNDSENNNALLFWNIIFEPVTLILQHSQTILREAACDCLGSISPIVFTQFSRQKTVLIITVLFGAVHDEESAVRAAALRALGMLVTLPPLEEETGFLMDLADIICLTADDNNLGVRIKGAWALANLCNCFSKEKNDEIEPLPLEILLPKLYHVSIKASKDSDKVKCNAVRALGSILHLCPSKHILNDTLSGLEALINCAISGHDMKVRWNACRALGLVLSNNPDEILPSSWRDLIFPALCNLICYSPNFKVRSNAAWALRACNSYEKYTVILWKSIIVAFENSQHVPSYIEYPHRDALVQQLCLTLSHVAACTDVSDLQTLWSEIGDHVDVISDYMKQFQETIVPEKIGDLIKAKSQLEKYVKSAPLFEDRKIAHNLANIFERTKRYDNLDATLLVL, from the exons atggcGTCAACacatattgattatttaaattctacaattagattcgattttattatagaaaaattactCCTACTAACAAATGGAAAACATAATGAAACAAAGTTAATCAACAATTATCTTTGTGATCTAAATAGGCTTGATTACCGATTTATTACTAATGTTAATAATGAT ATACTACAATTATTGATTAAagaattatgtataattgcTACACCTGTGGAAACAGATttgatacaaaatatatgtaaactTTTAGTCAATTTAAtccaaaataatataaaacttcagTGTCAGACATTTGCAAGTGTTAAACAATGGATTTTAGAAGTATTGGAATCAGCTTTACCAATTACGCATAGAGATATCCTTAAtgctttaaaatgtattttaattaacatgggatttaatgatattaatcgT tatttgcaattattattggaaaatgatagattattaaaaaaatatttaagtccATCCAAGTTACAGTGGTCTGAAACACATTATCATGCACTTGGGTGCTTAgaaggaattttaataaacagcGATAATAGGAGTCTCATTAGTCAAGAATTTGTAtctattattaagaatattgtattaaatattctctcatcttatttacatttgaatgataataaactttttaatgccaaa gTTTTAAAGTTATGTTTGTATATACttcatattataatagtaaataaactaTTACCACATTCCGTAGACCTTATGGGTGAAGTTTTGGGTGTGgtacaagtatttttattttatggtattGAAGAATATCCAGCTGTTCAACCAGAGCTTCTGCGTCCAGCATCCATGAATCTTCCTGAAAGGATTCATGTAATTCCTAAATGTAAAAATCttaaaaatcataaaacaaagACAAAGAAGCAACCTTCTAGGAAAACCAATCTGGAACTAAAGAATAATATCACACCAGAATGCAAAAATATGAGTATGCATTCTAGTGATTCTGATACTTCAGATACAGAAAGTAATAATTTTGTCTATGTAGATTCTAAAGTTAGACTAGAAGCTATACACTTATTGCAAGTACTTATCGAGAACTCACAAAGCCGTGAAATATTTGGATTTTGGCCACAAATTGTTGCCACTGGATCTCAAAACGATGCAAGAGTACTAACCAGATGTATTTTAAAAGAACCAGTATCAAAAGTGAAACAAAGCATGCTGAGCACTCTCACTgaattacttattgatgctaaattatttttaatacatgcAGAAGATACAGATCATACAtcttttataactttttttGGTATAGTGTGTTTAATGATAAAAGAATTACATTTCACATTGTCCTTGATATTGAACAGTGACAAAAATATAGCTGTTTTAACTCATGCTTTAAAATGTACTGCTGCCCTAATTCAAGGTACACCTTATGCACGTTTAAAGACAGGACTCGCCACAAAATTAATGAGTAACTGTAGaccatatatttttcataaag atcCAACAATTCGTGTTGCAGCTCTATCAACTTTTGAAGCTATTGCTTCTTGCGATCCAATAATgcctgaaatatttaatatacttgcAAAGCAATCAGGATTAAACATAGAATCAGAACAAATGCATTTGAATACTTCGTTCAGTGATAATacaggaggagaagaagaagaagtggatatcgaagatttgaaaaataatataaccgCTGAATACGACAACAAATTATTGACAGAAACAAATGTATGTTTTCTAATTCATATTTGTTTAGAGAACATTTCAAACAAG ATTATGAGCACTCCTGTTCGTCTTCAATCTTTGAAACTACTAGGTAGAATGGCATTTAGTACTAGAAAGCTTGTGTTTTCACATACAGAACTAGTTACAGCAAATTTAGCTACAGTTTTACAAGATTCTGAAATACAAGTAATACTACATGCTTGTCGTGCTTTAGAAATTATGGCTGAATGTCTTGCAAACAATGATTCAGAAAATAATAATGCCTTACTGTTctggaatattatatttgaacCTGTCACATTAATACTTCAACATTCGCAAACAATATTAAGGGAAGCAGCTTGTGATTGTTTAGGTAGCATTAGTCCAATTGTGTTTACACAATTTTcg aggCAAAAAACTGTATTAATCATCACAGTACTATTTGGTGCAGTTCATGACGAAGAAAGTGCGGTAAGAGCTGCGGCGTTAAGAGCATTAGGAATGTTGGTCACATTACCTCCACTGGAAGAAGAAACGGGATTTTTAATGGATTTAGCCgatataatttgtttaactgCCGATGATAATAATCTTGGTGTTCGCATAAAAGGAGCTTGGGCACTAGCTAATTTATGCAATTGCTTTTCCAAAGAAAA AAACGATGAAATAGAACCTCTTCCTTTGGAAATTTTATTACCAAAATTATATCATGTCAGTATTAAAGCATCCAAGGACAGTGATAAAGTAAAATGTAATGCTGTTCGAGCTCTTGGAAGTATTTTGCATTTATGTCCCAGCAAACATATACTGAATGATACATTATCAGGATTAGAGGCCCTTATAAATTGTGCAATTTCAGGTCATGAtatgaaa GTACGCTGGAATGCTTGCCGTGCTCTGGGATTAGTTTTAAGTAACAATCCAGACGAAATATTACCATCTTCTTGGCGG gatttaatatttcctgcattatgtaatttaatatgctACAGTCCAAACTTTAAAGTCCGTTCTAATGCAGCATGGGCACTACGTGCTTGTAATTCTTATGAGAAGTACACTGTAATTTTATGGAAGAGCATTATCGTAGCATTTGAAAATTCTCAACATGTACCAAGTTACATTGAATATCCTCATCGTGACGCTCTTGTACAACAA tTGTGCCTTACCCTTAGTCATGTTGCTGCTTGTACTGATGTGTCAGATTTACAAACTCTTTGGTCAGAGATTGGTGACCATGTAGATGTGATTTCTgattatatgaaacaatttcaG GAAACAATTGTGCCCGAGAAAATTGGAGACTTAATAAAAGCAAAATCTCAACTGGAGAAATATGTGAAGAGTGCTCCTTTATTCGAAGATCGGAAAATTGCTCACAACTTGGCAAACATTTTTGAAAGAACTAAACGATATGACAATTTAGATGCCACTCTTTTAGTATTATGA
- the BuGZ gene encoding bub3 interacting GLEBS and Zinc finger domain protein isoform X3, translated as MGRKKKKQSRPWCWYCNREFEDEKILIQHQKAKHFKCHICHKKLYTGPGLSIHCMQVHKEAIDKVPNSLPNRSNIEIEIYGMEGIPPNDAKEHERQRNGGRPGSPSSGEDEPIRKKTKPEGLLGSAPGAMPTGSNMMPGVMPGMAAHPGMPPMGQFPPPMHHMMGPMGPVGPPFMGPGMMPGIPSMPPGIQPPVSGASIPPSRPLFPSAAAVSTAASTAVTSPLGTDFKPITSIAGGSIGPVKPTFPAYSNADSNTTTSNNIGNDQKVNLIATTSATIKIIHPPEDLSLEEIRARLPKYQRRQSEEARSAQADANQQVAALQQQQQQQQQQQQQQQAAAAANAAAAFQDQQQRQQAALNALQQQQRFQRPPQAVMVPASAAMPVSSVALMAPLMRPTMTLAAPALIPGGNMMRPPPMGLPPVC; from the exons ATGGGACGCAAAAAGAAGAAGCAATCAAGGCCCTGGTGTTG gtATTGTAATCGAGAATTTGAAGATGAGAAAATTTTGATTCAGCACCAAAAAGCGAAACATTTCAAGTGTCATATCTGTCATAAAAAGCTTTATACGGGACCAGGACTTAGTATACACTGTATGCAG gtACATAAAGAAGCGATAGATAAGGTTCCAAATTCTTTGCCCAATCGtagtaatattgaaatagaaatttatggTATGGAAGGTATACCACCAAATGATGCAAAAGAACATGAAAGGCAAAGGAATGGAGGTAGACCCGGTTCACCAAGCTCTGGTGAAGATGAACCCATTAGAAAAAAGACAAAACCAGAGGGTTTGTTGGGTTCTGCGCCAGGAGCAATGCCTACAGGTTCAAATATGATGCCAGGTGTAATGCCAGGTATGGCAGCTCATCCTGGTATGCCACCAATGGGCCAGTTCCCACCACCCATGCACCATATGATGGGACCTATGGGTCCTGTAGGTCCACCTTTCATGGGACCTgg tatgATGCCTGGGATACCAAGCATGCCCCCAGGTATACAACCACCAGTGTCGGGTGCATCTATTCCACCATCTCGACCATTATTTCCAAGTGCTGCAGCTGTTTCAACAGCCGCGTCTACAGCTGTGACCTCTCCTTTGGGGACAGATTTTAAACCGATTACATCAATTGCTGGTGGTTCTATAGGGCCAGTTAAACCAACATTCCCTGCTTACAGTAATGCTGATAGTAATACTACCACTAGTAATAACATTGGAAATGATCAAAAAGTAAATCTTATAGCAACTACTAGTGCTACCATCAAAATCATTCATCCACCAGAGGATCTGAGTTTA GAGGAAATTAGAGCAAGACTTCCAAAATATCAGCGACGGCAAAGTGAAGAAGCACGTTCCGCACAGGCCGATGCTAATCAGCAAGTTGCTGCTttacaacaacagcaacaacagcagcaacagcagcagcagcaacaacaagcAGCTGCTGCTGCTAACGCAGCTGCTGCGTTTCAGGATCAACAACAGAGACAACAAGCTGCATTAAATGCTCTTCAACAGCAACAAAGATTTCAGAGACCTCCACAAGCGGTTATGGTTCCTGCATCAGCTGCAATGCCTGTTAGCTCTGTTGCTTTGATGGCACCGCTCATGCGACCTACTATGACCTTAGCTGCACCCGCTCTGATTCCTGGAGGTAACATGATGCGACCGCCCCCCATGGGCCTACCGCCAG
- the LOC116428135 gene encoding HEAT repeat-containing protein 6 isoform X2, whose amino-acid sequence MGFNDINRYLQLLLENDRLLKKYLSPSKLQWSETHYHALGCLEGILINSDNRSLISQEFVSIIKNIVLNILSSYLHLNDNKLFNAKVLKLCLYILHIIIVNKLLPHSVDLMGEVLGVVQVFLFYGIEEYPAVQPELLRPASMNLPERIHVIPKCKNLKNHKTKTKKQPSRKTNLELKNNITPECKNMSMHSSDSDTSDTESNNFVYVDSKVRLEAIHLLQVLIENSQSREIFGFWPQIVATGSQNDARVLTRCILKEPVSKVKQSMLSTLTELLIDAKLFLIHAEDTDHTSFITFFGIVCLMIKELHFTLSLILNSDKNIAVLTHALKCTAALIQGTPYARLKTGLATKLMSNCRPYIFHKDPTIRVAALSTFEAIASCDPIMPEIFNILAKQSGLNIESEQMHLNTSFSDNTGGEEEEVDIEDLKNNITAEYDNKLLTETNVCFLIHICLENISNKIMSTPVRLQSLKLLGRMAFSTRKLVFSHTELVTANLATVLQDSEIQVILHACRALEIMAECLANNDSENNNALLFWNIIFEPVTLILQHSQTILREAACDCLGSISPIVFTQFSRQKTVLIITVLFGAVHDEESAVRAAALRALGMLVTLPPLEEETGFLMDLADIICLTADDNNLGVRIKGAWALANLCNCFSKEKNDEIEPLPLEILLPKLYHVSIKASKDSDKVKCNAVRALGSILHLCPSKHILNDTLSGLEALINCAISGHDMKVRWNACRALGLVLSNNPDEILPSSWRDLIFPALCNLICYSPNFKVRSNAAWALRACNSYEKYTVILWKSIIVAFENSQHVPSYIEYPHRDALVQQLCLTLSHVAACTDVSDLQTLWSEIGDHVDVISDYMKQFQETIVPEKIGDLIKAKSQLEKYVKSAPLFEDRKIAHNLANIFERTKRYDNLDATLLVL is encoded by the exons atgggatttaatgatattaatcgT tatttgcaattattattggaaaatgatagattattaaaaaaatatttaagtccATCCAAGTTACAGTGGTCTGAAACACATTATCATGCACTTGGGTGCTTAgaaggaattttaataaacagcGATAATAGGAGTCTCATTAGTCAAGAATTTGTAtctattattaagaatattgtattaaatattctctcatcttatttacatttgaatgataataaactttttaatgccaaa gTTTTAAAGTTATGTTTGTATATACttcatattataatagtaaataaactaTTACCACATTCCGTAGACCTTATGGGTGAAGTTTTGGGTGTGgtacaagtatttttattttatggtattGAAGAATATCCAGCTGTTCAACCAGAGCTTCTGCGTCCAGCATCCATGAATCTTCCTGAAAGGATTCATGTAATTCCTAAATGTAAAAATCttaaaaatcataaaacaaagACAAAGAAGCAACCTTCTAGGAAAACCAATCTGGAACTAAAGAATAATATCACACCAGAATGCAAAAATATGAGTATGCATTCTAGTGATTCTGATACTTCAGATACAGAAAGTAATAATTTTGTCTATGTAGATTCTAAAGTTAGACTAGAAGCTATACACTTATTGCAAGTACTTATCGAGAACTCACAAAGCCGTGAAATATTTGGATTTTGGCCACAAATTGTTGCCACTGGATCTCAAAACGATGCAAGAGTACTAACCAGATGTATTTTAAAAGAACCAGTATCAAAAGTGAAACAAAGCATGCTGAGCACTCTCACTgaattacttattgatgctaaattatttttaatacatgcAGAAGATACAGATCATACAtcttttataactttttttGGTATAGTGTGTTTAATGATAAAAGAATTACATTTCACATTGTCCTTGATATTGAACAGTGACAAAAATATAGCTGTTTTAACTCATGCTTTAAAATGTACTGCTGCCCTAATTCAAGGTACACCTTATGCACGTTTAAAGACAGGACTCGCCACAAAATTAATGAGTAACTGTAGaccatatatttttcataaag atcCAACAATTCGTGTTGCAGCTCTATCAACTTTTGAAGCTATTGCTTCTTGCGATCCAATAATgcctgaaatatttaatatacttgcAAAGCAATCAGGATTAAACATAGAATCAGAACAAATGCATTTGAATACTTCGTTCAGTGATAATacaggaggagaagaagaagaagtggatatcgaagatttgaaaaataatataaccgCTGAATACGACAACAAATTATTGACAGAAACAAATGTATGTTTTCTAATTCATATTTGTTTAGAGAACATTTCAAACAAG ATTATGAGCACTCCTGTTCGTCTTCAATCTTTGAAACTACTAGGTAGAATGGCATTTAGTACTAGAAAGCTTGTGTTTTCACATACAGAACTAGTTACAGCAAATTTAGCTACAGTTTTACAAGATTCTGAAATACAAGTAATACTACATGCTTGTCGTGCTTTAGAAATTATGGCTGAATGTCTTGCAAACAATGATTCAGAAAATAATAATGCCTTACTGTTctggaatattatatttgaacCTGTCACATTAATACTTCAACATTCGCAAACAATATTAAGGGAAGCAGCTTGTGATTGTTTAGGTAGCATTAGTCCAATTGTGTTTACACAATTTTcg aggCAAAAAACTGTATTAATCATCACAGTACTATTTGGTGCAGTTCATGACGAAGAAAGTGCGGTAAGAGCTGCGGCGTTAAGAGCATTAGGAATGTTGGTCACATTACCTCCACTGGAAGAAGAAACGGGATTTTTAATGGATTTAGCCgatataatttgtttaactgCCGATGATAATAATCTTGGTGTTCGCATAAAAGGAGCTTGGGCACTAGCTAATTTATGCAATTGCTTTTCCAAAGAAAA AAACGATGAAATAGAACCTCTTCCTTTGGAAATTTTATTACCAAAATTATATCATGTCAGTATTAAAGCATCCAAGGACAGTGATAAAGTAAAATGTAATGCTGTTCGAGCTCTTGGAAGTATTTTGCATTTATGTCCCAGCAAACATATACTGAATGATACATTATCAGGATTAGAGGCCCTTATAAATTGTGCAATTTCAGGTCATGAtatgaaa GTACGCTGGAATGCTTGCCGTGCTCTGGGATTAGTTTTAAGTAACAATCCAGACGAAATATTACCATCTTCTTGGCGG gatttaatatttcctgcattatgtaatttaatatgctACAGTCCAAACTTTAAAGTCCGTTCTAATGCAGCATGGGCACTACGTGCTTGTAATTCTTATGAGAAGTACACTGTAATTTTATGGAAGAGCATTATCGTAGCATTTGAAAATTCTCAACATGTACCAAGTTACATTGAATATCCTCATCGTGACGCTCTTGTACAACAA tTGTGCCTTACCCTTAGTCATGTTGCTGCTTGTACTGATGTGTCAGATTTACAAACTCTTTGGTCAGAGATTGGTGACCATGTAGATGTGATTTCTgattatatgaaacaatttcaG GAAACAATTGTGCCCGAGAAAATTGGAGACTTAATAAAAGCAAAATCTCAACTGGAGAAATATGTGAAGAGTGCTCCTTTATTCGAAGATCGGAAAATTGCTCACAACTTGGCAAACATTTTTGAAAGAACTAAACGATATGACAATTTAGATGCCACTCTTTTAGTATTATGA